Within the Hevea brasiliensis isolate MT/VB/25A 57/8 chromosome 2, ASM3005281v1, whole genome shotgun sequence genome, the region aatggcacgATAAGcgtatcaagaaaaaggactttaaagaaggagatttggttctcttattcaattcaaggttgaaattttttccaggaaaattaaaatcaaggtggtcaggtccatttaaaattgtgaaagttttacctTATGGTGCTGTAGAAATTTTTGGTaaaaaatctggtaatttcaaggtaaatgggcaaaggttgaggccctattcagttggtgagccaattgagaaaatagcaacttgctatctttctcattctccataacattttgagtgagtatggtcaagctaaagacctaaacttagcatttttgtacataactcataatttttcattgattctttatttctttcatatatatatttgttttaagtttttatatACTCCGTATTCAGaatttaacattgttctaatttccttgtgcagatgagatgcaatgcattgcaacaaatgagcataaaaaaaaaaaaaaaaaaaaaaaaaaaaaaaaaaatttcatgtctttaatttcgttgcttaattaattagtattttgaacttatttagttaatattttgtttgtgttgtttttcttttacttgaaccatttacttattcagtttttttttttagttcctcataaaatacatttttcttttatgtttttagtacATTGCTCACTCGCTTTAAAATTTACACTTGATAATTATATTATCTGCGCTTAACTTCCCtattccaaatttttgagattaatcgatttaatggattccattgcactgtttcttttgcaatgagtgcagcagctgtccaaattttacctaattaaattggctgcacttcaatgaggtaacacttcttatctcagcttgtgtcactttcaacacaagttgtgctatcgcttatgcaacagggtaataatttctctatgcacatatagccaaattatcccattccttgcacatttttaacattgaggacaatgttcattctgagtatggaggagagggtaaattttttgcaaaaattatttttccttgcaaaaattatttttcctttttcatttgcatatagtgacacactcattacttcatacttgtacatattcacatatatacactgcatatagcttcatatatacttagtacttagttgcatataggttgactatacatttatacactcatgcatttcatttaaaatttttggatttttaaaccagtctttggattccataagccacttattcaagcaatccaacttgtctttagatggttagtggaatgaaagttccagctgggtacaaagtcttaagcattattctttctcttacttaatagctgaaaattaatacattcatctaggtatgcagattctgattagttattttgagttttgagtgtctggataagcctttaagaaagaaaatggtcattgtcgtctcaccattcctagaacaagcatcttagatctttcaaagcgaaatttttaacttgcatttgataagaatatgatttaggcatttcttcatattttaaacctcgcatttagccttaacctaccttaatttcattttaacccttgcaaacccccttgaaccttaattccctaatttctttggaacccaaatcatttacctagccataaaacctaaacactaccacctatctatgagaataatattttagcaattaagtgcataaaataaaaaataaataaaaaaataaaaaaataaaaaaataaaaaaataaaaaaaaaattttcggaggattgaaacatcttgaaaagtgctagagtaattgtgaaaagttgaaaaggtcaccaaaatatcccaaaggtaattttgggtgtgacgtgaaatagggacacatacaaaataaaaaaatatattataaaagtagtccctttattgtgttagcacttaagatttattgtgaatttctttcctcttgacttgataaaaaaaaaaaaaaaaaaatttggatgcactttgagtttcatgattaatattattctcatattttgtttaccttattccctttctttgttaaccacaattttaccctattagaccccattacaacccttaaaaagacctaatgattctttgaaaaatgcttgttacattagtagagttagatcttttatgcttgcatatgggtttggcaatataatcttccatacattactcaccacctatttgagacacattggctatctatttcatttaggtttgttttggcacaattgactcttgtagctggttggtatttgttgcttgggttgattggttaattcttagctattctgtaatagttgagagtgcttgcttcattctttgtgcttttgctggtgggaatttggaatgttggtggctagaggtaagttggtagtttggattagtgaatttttgagttttcaaagactgattctattcccttccaaatgagttttaatgaaattttgcttgaggacaagcaagagtttgagtatgggggaatttgatgcatgcattttagatcatcatttaggagtaatttttgcacataatttacccttattcatagctattattttagatattagtatatatttagtcaattttacaatttttacatttcttagtttaatttttggaatttatttgttttgtaggttaaatctggataaatttgatgtattttgataatTGTAGCCATTTGGATTACATTAAAATCtaattgcaaaaatttttaagtttaaaaaaaaaaaatggcgaGAGCGACACAACTGCGGCTGGACAACCGAATTAGCTCATGTCGCAGTTGTGTCGATCGTCGATATTCACGCCGAGCACACACACAACCGACGACACAACCgacggcttatgtcgtttttactggaaaatttttgacgtggcatttccgttactccagcctttttacctcactttctctggatccttcccccttttacccattctagaacagtccccttgcctatataaagtgccctttatcactttcttttgatagagagcaagggaggcatttttggcaagattagaaagagagaagggaGCACTTTCTGCATTTCTTTTTCCAGCAGCTGCAGATCACGTTTTCTGCACTTTTGTGCAGCAGAATCTGCTGCaaatttgctgggtttttctaccccttttagcttacatttccattatttcttcatttcttcatttgggtttgtctttaaacaatgatttgtgagtagtttattgagattctagagatgggtttgtaaatattgatttgttttgtggttttgaactgatttagccatttaaatgaagattgttatattttgatttattgcttgtgtgcttatttccttgcttgatgaatgggccctcattaagttaagttttaatccttaatagatggactgaaaagtgaatattggggatggataatcttgcaataaactttattttcttggtgttagaaataagctaagaagattaaggggaactttccaaaaatcaattagagcattaattgggtttttgttagatttgaaataccgtgaaaacagggtttgatttaatcaaAAACatttttgagatgcttgaaataggtttcaaaaatttaagaattgagttCCATCaatattgcaattctcatgttTTTGGCTAATTTAggaaaaatcacatgcaaacaatattaaaaatccaatctctataatcaatttatttttcattgaaattagatataaatcctccaaacctcataaatagcaatttaaatttaaatccaatttaaatccaatttctataatcactttatttttatttttattgaatttagatttaattcctctcaatttcataaatagatatttcaaattaatttttgggtaatctagtttaattaattttagttaattgattgatctagttttaattcctcaaataccaattttaattccaaatttcattttacatctttaatttttgtcttaattttaatttttagattttatttttaatatcttttaatttttgtcattctaatttgcttatacttttatttccaatttaagcacaattccctgtgggatcgatatcaatttttaaaactatactactgtgacccgtgcacttgcggacacaccgtatcatatattttgcataaataaaattaataacttattaaaaaaataatataagtaatttaaaaaaatctaattatattAACAAAATATGTAGATTGATCAATGGATGAACTACACACTCCACTTTTCAATTTATAATCCTTTTACGAATTTAATCAGATGGCCTCCGAAATTAAATTCTAATGATCTACACTTCtcaaaaaagataaaataaaacaACTCAACAATAAAAATGCATTATAACTCCATTAAAGAAGAGAGCACAATAAATATCACTCCAAAATTAGATCTCCTATTGAGGTAAAAATCAACaattctaaataaataaataaataaaacaactcAACAATAAAAATACATTATAACTTCATTAAAGGAGAAaaacataataaaattatacACTCAAAATCTACAAGCAAGTTGTTATTGGTGTATAGGTACCCAAAGAGGAGATTAAAGAgagaaaatagagagagagaaaaaaaaaaaaagaatgataaGTAAAATGAAGAATTTTTAAAGAAAAGGTAGAGCCTCTttctaaaagagaaaaaaaatcttCCATTCACGCAATTGAGATGTATTGCAATaggttaatttaattaatttgatacaataaaaaattagataaaagtTCAAATTTTCAAAGATTATTTGCATTTACACACGCTTTTCTACTCTTTGAAGATGacattctaataatttaaatttgaaaatgtcaaATTGAATATTATAAATTCAATTTCCTTTTGTATGAAGGGACGATTCCCATTATCTCGCCGGCCTCTAGAAGAGAGGTAGAGTGAGAGGGAAAAAATCTATCATTGTTACAAGCGAAGAATCAATTTgatatttcataattaaaatttaaaaataatatttaatagtaaaaattaaaaaaataacgattaaatattatttttgtttaaaaATGACAATTTAGGGCTATTTTTGTTTCCGTTTTTGGGCTTTTttctctatttataatttttttaaatatttaaataatataaatgagaggttaaaaattatgattattaATCTTGTAATAAATGTTCAATGTcaacatttaaaaaaattatactacttaaattttataattttcataatcattttgattttattaattatatatatctttTAAATTTGTCAATTAATTAAGTCAAATTTGACAAGAAATGCCATACAATTTCAAATTGCTAAGTggcaaaatatatattttttaagtatttatgattaaggatatttttggactaacaTTGAGACTAAGTCTATTTTCGAATGATTTTAAAGATACACCACTGCACATTAATTTGATGCATTCAGAATAATTTATTTTAGAGTGTTTCCTAACAAAATTAAACCTCCATAAGGAAAATGCAGTGaaaattttatcttaattttattttatatatttaataatatttttttttcataattacattttaatataTCATATCCCATACTAATATGaaaagttttttatttttttaataatatgtgGTAATTTAAGAGTTTTGCATCCTTTTTAAGTTTGGCTCATATAACTATTACAATTGAAAggcttaattataaattttagaaaAGGTTCAATTTTGAAATATTTTTAGGATTATAGATTACATAAATAAGTGTGTACGTTTTATGAAAAATACTATAGCTTTTTTCATATGTCAAAGTTCTTCCtatcattatcattattattttaattttcttcatACCCTAAAGTGTTGGttaaaatttatatgaaaaatGTTGGATTAAAAGCTCTCACCCCCTAGAGTGAATCAAATTACAACACCTTTCTTGATCttcctaaaaaaaataaataaataaaattcatgTAATGCTAATCCTGTAGAAGGTTAGAAGCCCATTCATTTTAGACTCAAAACCTTAATTTGTTGGACAAAGTCAATTAACTACTCAGCTTTTCTCCTGAAAGGTAATATGGTTACTTcactatatataaaattatagcaattttattatatattatacaaaaattaacaatatttatacgaataaataaatatttttttgaatGTATTTAATAATTTTCTCTATTTGTACATAAAATTAATTGTATTTAATCCTAGCTAAGGATATATTTATTTCACAGAAAATATTTTcctaaaaaattttcttttacatttttGAGCATTGAAGcattaaaaaaattgataaaaaaaatattttcctagtCAAAGGGagaattaaatcatttttaaggaaaatgacttctttcttaaaaaaaaaagtcactttttattttttaaaaatttgataatcttattaaaatgtaaaaatatttatatacatatgaaataaatacatatcattaatataatattacaattaaataataaaaagtattttcataaaaatatttatttaaaaaatatttttaataaaaaaatatttttcttatataaattattttctacaaAATAAACAGaatcttaataatatatatatatatatactattacTACTTATTTTGCTAGTGGCATACATATTATTACCTGTCCACACAATCATCAAATGAAAAAATATACATAgaggttttaaaaaaaaaaatccatggaACCTACCCTGTAGAAGTGTTGGTCCAAAAACAGTCGATGTGTGATCTGTAGCATTATACAATATGATGCAACAATATATATGTGCTGTACTCGTCATAAATGAAACGTCAAATTCCATTGAAAagcaaaagtaaaaaaaataaattaataattccattcatgcAATTGAGTTGTCCTGTCATCTACATGAAAATTTTTGTTTTTACTCTATACAACCATATATATGAATCTTCCAGGTTACGTATTAGATCTTCTTCTATATGTAGCTATTTTTAATTTCACATGCGCCTAACATTTCCTCACAAGTATTCTTTCTTGCCTAACCTTAACTGGTTTCCTAAGGGCTAAATATGCTTGATTTGGAACTTTAATTTGGATGTGTTCGTGTATCTTGAGGATTACAATGGGTGGTTGTGGAAATTTCAGTTTTCTTTCCAGCAAGTATATTCATCACCCatgaaatttttttcaattttattcacATGATCACATAAGCAGTCAATGGAGGATAATCTCTCTCGCTCCTATATAGGCATGGAGTGCATAAAGTTTACAAGATTAAACATTTGCAGGTATCTCAATATCAACTTAATTGACTTAGATACGTGATCAAACCTAACTTAATTCCAAAATAAAGAAAGTTactcaaatttttatatttagtaCTTTTACCTTATACTCTACCGATGTAGAACAATATTAATTACTTATAGTGCTTacaagactttttttttttccttagccatcttaatctatgacttaaaacGCATATATATACTTCCTTGTGCTAGCTAGACCTGCATATATATTGCCAACTCAGTACTGTGCAACTAaacaaaaagaaagacaagctctTTCTTCTACTACCACTTGTTCTCCTTCCTCCACCATTCCCTCCTCTTCcaacttcataaaataattaattaaggtTGAGAACTTGATATTAATACCCGAGTCATCTGTTTGAAACAAGGTGGGCACAAAAACAAACAGAAAGAGGAAATAGAAGAGTATACTACCAAACAAGGAATTACATGAAAGAGGGAAATAACAGCAGACACACTTACAATATTATAAAATCAAtgcttttaaaagaaaattacaaAATCAACTCAACTCTTACGAATATAGCTCAAACGCACATTTATGTATAGAGTAGTAATTATGTAACTCTTCATGTGCAAGACGCTTCACATGCTATAACAACTAAACTCTTCACTTACTAGACTTTTCACATACTATAACATTAATTAGACTCTTCACACAAATCATGCATTAATTCAAGCACAAATAtctatatttatttatgtttaaatttatatttccAACATCATCTTCATATGATTATGATATAACTCAACCTTAAGTAATTACATAAATTTTGCTCAAAAGAGAGAGAATTGCATGTCCAGAATTTCTATGTGCAACCAATTGATGCACACATGCAGCGATCCGAAAGACATTCCAGACAAAGAAATTAATTCATAGAAATTCTTGCTTTGTCAAGATGACATCTTCATAATGCCAAATGTTTAATTACATTACAGTAATCAAAGGATTGAGAGGAAGGCAAATGCCTAagttacttctttttttttttcacaagccaaccaattttattaataaaatatacagGGAAAAACTTAGCAGGCATAGTCTAAGCTAAAATGCAGTACACCCAACCATGGATGAGCCATACTAAGTAAAAATACCCGGAAAAAAGTTACTTTCCTCTTATAACCTTATTAACAAGGTTAGCCCATAAATCCAACCATCCCTTGTTGCCAGCAACAAGAAACAAACATATATAGGCATTAGTAGTTAAAACAGTTATTTGTTGATGCAAGGAAATGCAGTTCCCATGAAGGACATCCTCTTAACGAATCGACCTTTCATTCTAGGCCTTTTCTCTGCCTTCAGTTTCCTCACCTCGTATCTTATCTTCTTTGAAAATAATCTTGTCCTTCGCTTCTCCTTGTACCTTAATACTCTTGCTTCTCTTCCTCCATTGCCACCTCCTGTGTGTCCTCCCAGGACCCCATATGGGTGGTGATGAGCATTAGGGCATGTACCCTATAACATCACAAATAGAAAGATAACTAATTATATAGATCAATTAAAACTTCTAATCAATTTTGCACAGCCATTTTATTAAAGACTATATTGATGCACTACAATGACGTTCAAATTAGCTAAGCATGCTTGAGAGAAAGACAAGTAGTGTATATATACCATGTAGTGAGGCCAGCAATCATCAGGATTGAGCTCTGGTCGGCTTCCTGTAGTCCATGGAGAGCCATGGCTGGCCCAGGCAGTGATAACTGCTTCATAATCTAGCCTCAAAGATACGTTTCTTCCCATTTCTTTCGTGTTTCCACTATTCATCATGGTCGTGTCAGTCACAGATGGTACTGCCTTCTCCTCCTCTTCCTCATCTCCAGTTATCGGTGACTCGTAATTGAAATTCCAATCAAATGGTTCTCTTGCTATGTCGAAAGCTTGATCGAAATGGCAATCTGTGAATGCTTCAAGTTCTTGTTCATCCTTGACCTTCACTACTTTGTCCTCAAAACAAAACTTGTCATCATCTTCCTCTTTATAATCTAACAACCCAAAATCCTTGATATCAGGAGAATTGTCCTCAAGTCCTCTTCCAAGTAGGTTCTTAACATCCGCAGCAAACTCAGTAAGATCCATATCTGAAGGTACAAACGCAGGTAAATTATCCAGGTCACATGTGGTTCCTTCCTGTCCACAACCATCAAAAACCATATTTCCCTCTTCGTTCCCCATGGCTATTTCGTTTCCTTCACATGCTATCATATCATCAGTGCATAGTTCTGCAGCAAAATGATCAAACACAGGAACCCTATACAGCAACTGATCTTCATCTTCGTCGACAACAGTATTACCCTCTTCTTCACTGTCAATCTCGGGAACAAgaggaagagaattcattaagATTTTCTCTTCATCTTTAAGTTGTTGATGTGCTAATAAAGACTTCTTGTTGTTGTGCCTTGGGGTTCTTGCCTTTTTAGTGAACCCTTGAAGCCAAGGGGGAGAATCCACACTGTTTATCGAACCACTTGTCATAGAAGAAGCAGTTTCGAGCCGGACCCTTTCATGCCTGCTGGCTAACTGGTTGGCGGAATGGACTGATTCATCACAGGCCTGGCAAAGAAAAGCGTCATCAGAAGCGCAGAACCACCGAGCTCTCTTGCGGGAACAACCATCGCAAGGTCGAGCAGTCTTGCCTGCCAGGGCTTTTGCTGCTTTCCTTTCAGTAATCATTGAAGAGATTTTTGTGTAGAAATCGAATTAGCCAAAGGGAGGATTGAAGAGCTAACGAAAAGTCAAGGTGACCGTTAAAAAGAGTAATAGGGTGTCTTGTATAAAATTTGGGGGGCCATTTGATACAATTATTGATTAGAGAGAGAAGTGTCGTTTTAGGATTCTGACCCACAATTGTGCTTTTACTCGTTGCACTAGGTTGCTCGCACTTTTGGTAGGTTTCTACAGAGGCTTGATTGCGCGTTTTGGGACCCAAGAATTGCTCTTATCTCAGTGTTGATTGGCTAAAATTTTGAAGATAATCCCAATCCCTGGAATCTCATTGGTTGCCAGTCGAATGTAGGGATTCCTAGTGGAACCTCGAGGGATAATCAAGGgtcccttctctctctttctgaGTCAATGAAACTTGAGTAAGACCCTTTTGTCACTGTTTCACTATATTTGAATAATTCCCGATAAAATTTAAAGCTCTTGCTTGCGGTCCCCTTGGGTAGCTTTCAACTCTCTCTATTGTGGTTGCCTTCAActctctctcattctctctctcatCTAGAGCATTAATCTTCTCTAGTTGATGCATGGCATGACTTGAACTTGGGGCTTCACTTGGGCACAGTTTAGCTATACAGGAGTTTTACCTGTATAATGTTTCAAGTGCATCTGAGCCTTGAATTTTAGGGTCCCAATAGAAAACAATTTGCACCTCAATTTGGtttcaaattaataattttaaatagaaTCAGATAATAATTAATGGACTATATCACTATAAAGGTTAATAATTTCAAAATCGATTTTTCTAATGAGTGCAACATTACGCATGTTAAACttcattaaatatatttatttactattatttttGCATTAGTAACGTAAGAAGTTATATTTTCTATATCTTGTTTCACTTGTAATATTACAACTTTTTATGTAAtattgataattattaataaataaataaggagACTTATCCATTCCCTTGACCTTAATTAAAAGTAAATGAAGATCAATCAATAATTGGTACATAAGGTACAACAACACATATTTAAGTGGATAGAAAACCTGAAACCTTTAATGGGCTATTTTGTagtgaggaagaggtagaggaacatagtaaagaaaaagaaaaaaaaaaaagtaaattccCTTATTTTGTTGGAAGGAAAAAGGAAGAATGAACAATTAAAAGTTCAATTCCCCTATTCTGtaagaaggaaaaagaaaaaaaaaattgtaaagatTTGTGCGGAAAATGCTCTTgagtgttttgagccattttgtttTCCACCTAAGTTAGGTAAAAAAAGTGGAAAACAAtgttaatttttctattttcccTCCATGAATTTTTTCCTCCTCAA harbors:
- the LOC131173918 gene encoding zinc finger protein CONSTANS-LIKE 16-like, which produces MITERKAAKALAGKTARPCDGCSRKRARWFCASDDAFLCQACDESVHSANQLASRHERVRLETASSMTSGSINSVDSPPWLQGFTKKARTPRHNNKKSLLAHQQLKDEEKILMNSLPLVPEIDSEEEGNTVVDEDEDQLLYRVPVFDHFAAELCTDDMIACEGNEIAMGNEEGNMVFDGCGQEGTTCDLDNLPAFVPSDMDLTEFAADVKNLLGRGLEDNSPDIKDFGLLDYKEEDDDKFCFEDKVVKVKDEQELEAFTDCHFDQAFDIAREPFDWNFNYESPITGDEEEEEKAVPSVTDTTMMNSGNTKEMGRNVSLRLDYEAVITAWASHGSPWTTGSRPELNPDDCWPHYMGTCPNAHHHPYGVLGGHTGGGNGGREARVLRYKEKRRTRLFSKKIRYEVRKLKAEKRPRMKGRFVKRMSFMGTAFPCINK